Proteins co-encoded in one Sebastes umbrosus isolate fSebUmb1 chromosome 20, fSebUmb1.pri, whole genome shotgun sequence genomic window:
- the luc7l gene encoding putative RNA-binding protein Luc7-like 1 isoform X1 yields the protein MSAQAQMRALLDQLMGTARDGDETRQRVKFTDERVCKSHLLNCCPHDILSGTRMDLGECTKIHDLALRADYEIASKDRDLFFELDAVDHLESFIADCDRRTELAKKRLAETQEEISAEVAAKAEKVHELNEEIGKLLAKAEQLGAEGNVDEAQKVLQEVEKVRTRKKDAEEEYRNSMPASSFQQQKLRVCEVCSAYLGLHDNDRRLADHFGGKLHLGFIQIREKLDQLKKTVVEKQEKRNQERLKRREEREKEEKLKKRTRSRSREQKRSRSRDRRRRRSRSTSREKRRSRSRSRERRRRHRSRSRSRSRGHRHNHEQGSRHKSSRDRERSSRDRSRERERRDGMNGRSDARRADDRDVGDL from the exons ATGTCTGCCCAAGCTCAAATGAGAGCTCTGCTCGACCAGCTGATGGGAACCGCGAGGGACG GGGATGAGACGCGACAGAGGGTCAAGTTCACGGACGAGCGAGTCTGCAAAAGTCATCTTCTAAACTGCTGTCCACATGACATCCTGTCTGGAACG CGTATGGACCTGGGAGAGTGCACGAAGATCCATGACCTGGCACTTCGGGCAGATTATGAAATTGCTTCCAAGGACAGAGATCTGTTCTTTGAGCTTGAC GCGGTGGATCACCTTGAGTCATTCATCGCCGACTGTGACCGGAGGACAGAACTAGCCAAGAAACGCCTGGCTGAAACCCAAGAAGAGATCAGCGCTGAGGTGGCAGCAAAG GCAGAGAAGGTTCACGAGCTGAATGAGGAAATAGGGAAGCTCCTGGCCAAGGCTGAGCAGCTCGGAGCCGAGGGCAACGTCGACGAGGCCCAGAAGGTCCTGCAGGAAGTCGAGAAGGTCCGCACCAGGAAGAAGGATGCAGAG GAAGAGTACAGAAACTCCATGCCAGCCTCCagcttccagcagcagaagctTCGGGTGTGTGAGGTGTGCTCTGCTTACCTGGGTCTCCATGACAACGACCGTCGTTTGGCCGACCATTTCGGTGGGAAGCTTCATCTGGGCTTCATCCAGATCAGAGAGAAACTGGACCAACTAAAG AAAACTGTTGTGGAAAAGCAGGAGAAACGGAACCAGGAGCGCTTGAAGAGacgagaagagagggagaaagaggaaaagctGAAGAAGAG GACCAGATCACGTAGCAGAGAGCAGAAAAG atctCGCTCTCGTGACCGCAGAAGGAGGCGCTCGCGCTCCACATCACGAGAGAAGCGCCGTTCGCGCTCACGCtccagggagaggaggaggaggcaccgCAGCCGATCCCGCTCACGCAGCCGAGGACACCGTCACAACCACGAGCAGGGCTCCAGACACAA GTCGTCCAGGGACCGAGAACGCTCATCCAGAGACAGATCACGGGAGCGAGAGAGGAGGGACGGCATGAACGGCAGGTCGGACGCCCGCCGGGCAGACGACAGGGACGTGGGGGACCTCTGA
- the luc7l gene encoding putative RNA-binding protein Luc7-like 1 isoform X2 — protein sequence MDLGECTKIHDLALRADYEIASKDRDLFFELDAVDHLESFIADCDRRTELAKKRLAETQEEISAEVAAKAEKVHELNEEIGKLLAKAEQLGAEGNVDEAQKVLQEVEKVRTRKKDAEEEYRNSMPASSFQQQKLRVCEVCSAYLGLHDNDRRLADHFGGKLHLGFIQIREKLDQLKKTVVEKQEKRNQERLKRREEREKEEKLKKRTRSRSREQKRSRSRDRRRRRSRSTSREKRRSRSRSRERRRRHRSRSRSRSRGHRHNHEQGSRHKSSRDRERSSRDRSRERERRDGMNGRSDARRADDRDVGDL from the exons ATGGACCTGGGAGAGTGCACGAAGATCCATGACCTGGCACTTCGGGCAGATTATGAAATTGCTTCCAAGGACAGAGATCTGTTCTTTGAGCTTGAC GCGGTGGATCACCTTGAGTCATTCATCGCCGACTGTGACCGGAGGACAGAACTAGCCAAGAAACGCCTGGCTGAAACCCAAGAAGAGATCAGCGCTGAGGTGGCAGCAAAG GCAGAGAAGGTTCACGAGCTGAATGAGGAAATAGGGAAGCTCCTGGCCAAGGCTGAGCAGCTCGGAGCCGAGGGCAACGTCGACGAGGCCCAGAAGGTCCTGCAGGAAGTCGAGAAGGTCCGCACCAGGAAGAAGGATGCAGAG GAAGAGTACAGAAACTCCATGCCAGCCTCCagcttccagcagcagaagctTCGGGTGTGTGAGGTGTGCTCTGCTTACCTGGGTCTCCATGACAACGACCGTCGTTTGGCCGACCATTTCGGTGGGAAGCTTCATCTGGGCTTCATCCAGATCAGAGAGAAACTGGACCAACTAAAG AAAACTGTTGTGGAAAAGCAGGAGAAACGGAACCAGGAGCGCTTGAAGAGacgagaagagagggagaaagaggaaaagctGAAGAAGAG GACCAGATCACGTAGCAGAGAGCAGAAAAG atctCGCTCTCGTGACCGCAGAAGGAGGCGCTCGCGCTCCACATCACGAGAGAAGCGCCGTTCGCGCTCACGCtccagggagaggaggaggaggcaccgCAGCCGATCCCGCTCACGCAGCCGAGGACACCGTCACAACCACGAGCAGGGCTCCAGACACAA GTCGTCCAGGGACCGAGAACGCTCATCCAGAGACAGATCACGGGAGCGAGAGAGGAGGGACGGCATGAACGGCAGGTCGGACGCCCGCCGGGCAGACGACAGGGACGTGGGGGACCTCTGA
- the LOC119479834 gene encoding epidermal growth factor receptor kinase substrate 8-like protein 1, with the protein MTDISRYLVDHLLTYSLEDGDVQNVEEAQLRLSVLAQNKKLWSQQMYLEVGAEAIHLRDTKSQDELENYSFKSIYRCDAINTEEHFQSLLLLVCQSAEQKKPDIHFFNCEIVKAEQIRDDIVHAVSGSSTGRSKKVPEALRLPRSGGEVIDPYEIPSPPILHAPHHPPINPPPYPGPRANGGPDISFLRAEREVGILNHCFDDIELFMAKLQQTAEAASVLNQRKKKKKKSKKQSVEEDLLTTKARPPPEEEFIDIFQKFKYCFSLLARLKSTISNPSSEDLVHHVFRPLDMMVRTTGGPALAASVSSPALTSSAVSLLQDNLSEEERQLWTSLGPNWTLPRSQLRGPVASYTPVFLDGWKPEASRADGQVWEDPVESQHKHEALRVKQEQPVGPSDIRVSDETDGGTLPPESERLYSCTYDFIARNSTELSVQQGETLEVIESSKRWWKCRNRFNQIGFVPFNILDPLAHIDSPIPHIPPSVPAAPPLASTISAGPPSSPAPTQNPTHPTHPTQRPLSLPPYSQHIPAAEDPENKVMLMNDELLQRLTNGKAGLNKPLVIPRSSETNLPLDYHSPQDEVAEWLRGKGFSEPTVSCLGVLTGAQLFSLNKEELRAVIPDEGARVYSQITVQKTLLEDARRATELEAVMEKQKMKVDLTVESSTF; encoded by the exons ATGACAGACATCTCACGATATCTTGTCGAC CATCTGCTGACGTACTCCCTAGAGGATGGGGATGTGCAGAACGTGGAGGAGGCCCAGTTGCGTCTCTCCGTCCTGGCTCAGAACAAAAAGCTGTGGAGTCAACAGATGTACCTGGAGGTGGGAGCAGAGGCCATTCACCTCCGAGACACAAAGAGCCAG GACGAGCTGGAGAACTACTCTTTCAAATCCATCTACCGTTGCGACGCCATAAACACAGAGGAACACTTCCAATCCCTCCTTCTACTAGTCTGCCAAAGTGCCGAGCAGAAGAAGCCGGACATTCACTTCTTTAACTGCGAGATTGTTAAG GCAGAGCAAATCCGTGACGACATTGTACACGCAGTTTCGGGTTCCTCCACTGGCAGGAGTAAGAAGGTCCCCGAAGCCCTCAG GCTTCCTCGGAGTGGGGGAGAGGTCATTGACCCCTATGAAATCCCGAGCCCCCCAATCCTGCATGCTCCACATCACCCACCGATCAACCCTCCACCTTACCCTGGACCCAGAG CGAACGGCGGGCCTGATATCTCCTTCCTGcgagcagagagagaagtg GGGATCCTCAACCACTGTTTCGATGACATCGAGCTCTTCATGGCCAAGCTGCAGCAGACGGCCGAGGCTGCGTCGGTGCTAAaccagaggaagaagaagaagaagaagagtaaaAAGCAAAGTGTTGAAG AGGATTTACTCACCACAAAGGCCCGCCCGCCGCCAGAGGAGGAATTCATCGATATCTTCCAGAAATTCAAATATTGCTTCAGCCTGTTG GCCCGTCTGAAGTCAACCATCTCCAACCCTTCATCAGAGGATCTTGTTCACCACGTGTTCAGACCGTTGGATATG ATGGTGAGAACTACAGGAGGACCAGCTCTGGCCGCCTCGGTGTCCAGCCCTGCCCTGACCAGCTCAGCCGTGTCCCTGCTCCAAGACAACCTGagcgaggaggagaggcagctctGGACGTCTCTGGGTCCCAACTGGACGCTCCCACG CTCTCAGCTCAGAGGGCCTGTAGCTTCATACACTCCTGTGTTCTTGGACGGTTGGAAGCCGGAAGCCTCGAGGGCAGACGGGCAGGTTTGGGAGGATCCGGTCGAGTCACAGCACAAACACGAAGCTCTCAGAGTAAAGCAAGAG CAGCCAGTTGGTCCTTCAGACATCCGAGTCAGCGATGAAAC AGACGGCGGCACGCTCCCACCAGAATCTGAGAGACTCTACAGCTGCACTTACGACTTCATAGCCAGGAACAGCACTGAGCTTTCAGTGCAGCAGGGGGAGACGCTGGAG GTGATTGAATCGTCCAAGCGCTGGTGGAAGTGTCGCAATCGGTTCAATCAGATCGGATTCGTACCCTTCAACATCCTGGATCCCTTGGCTCACATAGACAGCCCCATCCCCCATATCCCCCCCAGT GTTCCAGCTGCACCTCCCCTCGCCAGTACAATCTCCGCAGGCCCACCCAGCTCTCCTGCTCCGACCCAGAACCCCACCCACCCCACCCACCCCACCCAGCGCCCACTCAGCTTACCGCCATACAGCCAACACATACCAGCTGCAGAAGACCCAGAAAATAAAG TCATGTTGATGAATGACGAGCTGCTCCAGAGGCTGACCAATGGAAAGGCCGGCCTGAACAAACCTCTGGTCATCCCTCGCTCCTCAGAGACCAACTTGCCTCTGGACTACCACTCTCCTCAAGACGAGGTGGCCGAGTGGCTCCGAGGGAAGGGCTTCAGCGAGCC GACGGTGTCATGTTTGGGAGTGCTGACAGGCGCCCAGCTCTTCTCCCTCAACAAGGAGGAACTACGAGCTGTGATTCCAGACGAGGGCGCCAGAGTGTACAGCCAGATCACTGTGCAGAAAACACTGCTGGAG GATGCCAGACGGGCCACAGAGCTGGAGGCCGTCATggagaaacagaaaatgaaggTGGATCTGACAGTGGAGAGCAGCACATTTTGA